The segment CGTGCGTAAcatatttatacttacatcacggttttattgtaaatttacttGGAACTATGCATTATTACAAaatgatgtacagtcagctgcggAAATAGGTATCTACCTACAGCTGtagatactattacttattctgtggctgtagtgcataattgttttccttcgtattttctcggaaacgttcgtatttgtcatgctacttcagtcaacctcagtactttttgtaccgagactgactgaaatagcaagacacgttcgtacgttaattattgaattaatatttctattattataTGTGATTCAAAATTTGACATTCTACTAATTGAATTATATAATGttactttattttacaatacTAGTCTTTCCGGAATTCTGATAATTGACATATGTGTAATAATATTATCTCCTTAggcacttaaaaatatatgtcatTTAGCTAAGTTTAGTCTAAGCCTTCTTTGCATGCTTTGTTAAGCAGAATGTATTGGACATCTTTATATTGTAAGAACTGGTTTTGTGTACTACATTCTtgcaaatgaataaatgatttaatttacaTTTCCTTGAAAATACGGAAGAaattaattatgcactacatctgtaatagAAAACTTGTTACAAAATAACTTGCAagaaactgtttattttttgaaCACTGGATATTTGTGTAACTATTTCTGTttggatataatatatagacacacacactcacacacatacAACACACTAACCATTCATAGACCTTGctgcaataaggtttacaatTAGGCAGCATATTTTTGTCAACAATGATACTGATActagtctttttttttaataccatatTGGTGGTAAAGTGTAcgtccgcctgatggtaagcggtcatcATAGCCTATGGGTagcctgcaactccaggggtGGTACATACCTGTacacttttttgaagaaccccatactgtagccgtAGCCCCCGAGAAAACCTCTACCTATTATCTGTTTATTAAGTTTATGTTTATATACTAAAAACTCTTTCAGTCCtgcaactttttatttaaaattgacaTTAAACTATAACAAAGCCATCTAGGCTAGATGCCTGGTTAGATACCAATCATCTTGAAAGCAAATAAATTGGAATCACTGACATaagcaaaacaataaaaatgaatCACTAAGTAAAACAAGTCATGTTGTCAGGGGATGTTTGTAGCTTTTGAGTGACTTGTCTTATGAGGGGATGGAGTCTTAACATGGATACATACTACTATAACTTACAGTTTAGGGGTCCAGGCACAGGCACTGGTCCAAGTTTGCATTGACAGACTGGCTTTTCACAACTACCCCACCTTGTACCCAAATGTCAAAACCTACCCCCATTGTCTATACATAACCCATAAGTAAAACAGGTGTCCAAGTAAATGCCACGTTGCCAGACTCCAGGATGAGAGATGGACCTTACAAGCTACAGCCTGGAAAGGACCAGACgggaaaagaaaaagaagatggTCATTGGCACACTGGACTGACAACATAGTTAAGGTGGCAGGGGGCCAAATGGGAGGCCCAAGATCGAGAGAGGTGGAAAAATTTTGGAAGAGGCCTTTACCTCATAAGAGGGTTCTGGTGTGATTTTTTATTCTTTACATATAAATTAGGTTTGATCCTAGACTAAGTTTgcaaatatttgtgacgtttttaaccaaaaggtaccacattgttgcttgtcaatagagttgatttcaaattgaagctatatggaaatagcgccttattgacaaccaacaataagtacccttttggttgagaatggcatattttatatttatgctGTTACCCAGATATAAAAGgcttttctatttatttatttatttattaatgcagCCGCGCTAAGCATAAGAGCAGTAACTCATTTTGATCTCTTTCATTTGTATACTTTGTACTTGTATGATATATTCTACAATTTAAAGAGATTTCAAAATCAGTTACTGCTCTTATGCTTAGCGTGGCAATGAATAAACTGCTAACAactgaaattaataaataagtattatgggtaaacaaaacatacctaaaagtacctataaatacctatataaatattttatttgtgctGTATTACTTACTAAAATAAGAATTTTAAGTAACCTCTACATTACCACTGCCACATGCCTATCAGCATTCTAAATTATGACATTTGAAGAGCCACATTACATTTGCATAGCTGGTCTATCttattaaagtacctacctactctccACTTGTAATAGGAACATTACTCTATAATAATTGCACAGAAATCCCACGCATTCCTAGAGAAGTTTACTAACatacactaaaaaaaaaacaacactgGAATATCTGGAACTTATGTACTGAATAAATAATGaatggaagctaaatttgattgAAACTGCTAAAAATACCGGAACCGgcatttttaaaagaaaacaaaggaGTTGGTAGCTAATAAGAATCTAGCTCCACAAAACCCACATCCACCACATTAAGGGCCTTGAAAAAGTTGATAGTTTCGTATTATAAAGAAGAATGACAGTACGTGTTATTCCAAATGTATATTCAATTCGGAGAGCATATTTTTATGACAcgatttaaagtatttttttatcttacGAGGAATAAAATATAAGCGAAAACAAGCGGACACGACTGAATCAAAACAAACATTGATGACATGGTAATGGTATGACGCGAGTAGCAAATTCATTACCCGTCTAAAGTATGTGCAGTTTGTATTAAAAAGTTGAGAATCTCAACACACAGACATCAAGACCTTAATAAACAGTCATTTCGTAAaatcattaattatattaatttacttaccACCTCCTGATCGGGTGACAGGGCCACCGCCATTTTTCTTTATGACAAACAAGCTCAATGGCTGGTTGGAGTCCTCTCCGACACACATTCAAAAGACAGTCGCAAGCGAAAACGATCAAGAGCACCTCGATCTCGATCACTGCAACTCGCAGCTTCACTTCAAACTTCAAACTACACCGTAGCAGCGTAGATAGAACCGaagtaactagttaataatctgtggaTAGAACAGTCGGCAAAAGTCGGTTTAAGTTTATCGTGCAAAGCAAGCTTAATTCGTCTAGCGTCTATGCGcgccaaaaataagaaattttGGTCTGTCAGTCAGTGTGTTTTGACAGCTATTGAGTATTGTCAAAATTTTGTAGGTTATAATCTACCTTTGATAATCAAAATTATCTAAAACccgatttaatttttattattcgtACTTTTATTTAAGTGTCATTTTACAGCTCGTTCGATTTTTCAATCTTGCGAGTCTATATTATTAACAGTAATAGTAAGGGTCCAGAATAATGTCCACCCGatggtaataattattttcgtcttttatcaaatttatataacaaaatGTCTTGTGAATTACTTGTACCCTGATTTCACAGTCATAAATTCTCCATCTTTTTCCAGGTATCCACTATACCAAAGAGGGAATCCCCAATTAAGagtatttttaccaaatttttGGATGAAACTTGTTAAACCTCATTTAAAACAGATACCAAACATAGTTCACTTCCAATGTTCTATGGAAATGACAAAGCACGACATTAAAAATTACCTGGAGAAGATTTACGATGTCCCAATCGCTGATGTCAGAACAAAGATTACCATGGGAAAGTTCAGAAGGGATGTGGGAAGGGGTTATATTATTAAAGATGATGATATCAAATATGCCTATGTTACCCTGGTAAGTTTGAGATTTTTAGTGTTATGGTAAAGTAGAGACGCTTTCCacatagattttcgtacatGGAACCGCCTggtgctatctctattgcatgcgcataattatattgctgtcccacCCATGACAccggttgtcaatgtcactgaGAGCTtgctcttctcttcttcttcttatcctGTTACCCtatgctggggtgtagggctcgaatcttatTCTTCCATTGACTTCGGTCTTGACAGTAATATAGTTATGTGTATGCAATAGAGATGGCAAACAGCGGGACAATGTACACAAGAATCTATGTGGAAAGTGTCTCTTCTTTAGTGTGCTGACACATCCTACTTTTAATATCTTATGAAGATTTATTTGAGTCATTATTCCAAATACTTCAGAATGTCTGGTAATTCCATAAATCCTACATAATACCATCATACTATAGACCGcaagccaggaacagatttccatgaccaatcgccttcCGGGTGATAACTCATATGGTGGTCAACGGCTATATATGATGAACCCTcatggacgtcagctgccgctccattggtgggttgaggaatggcagccaccaacacataaaaaaatgtacacgTGACCAGCTTACGaactttccaccgcgatacaactgTGCAATACAactgactatttttttaattcataatagCATCAAAACTATCATGCACATGTGGCGAAGTATCAactgggaggcgatgactgacgaaattttcgcctggcCCACTGTCTATAGTGTCAATATTTAGAATTACCCAACCATCTAAAactcaaatgatttatttgtaaacataggtaACAATGTTGGTACAAAAAGTATGATAGACCGCCATGCTTTGCCGACaggcataaaaaaaataaaaataaaataaaaaagcctttatttccaattttacattaaaagtttttgcgtgttgttagtaattttcttatagctagtagttagtgttaagtttgtgtatgttatttactaatttaatttaatttggacccctctttgagtggaggcctcctccaattctctCCATTTTTCTTTCCCTGCTGTTTCATGTCATTTTGTAGTGTTTTTCTGCGTACAtgttcttcatttgttttgaaatagtttttttgttcaagTTTCTGTTgtgtagttttttgttgtttagtttcgcTGGGATTACTGGTTAGAGTTTTGTTGCGcatgatttatttgtgtaccgacaggcatacaaatttgaaattaggtatgcacataccaattaaaatacattgttgCGTGACCTTAATAAAGGTAAACCATTCTCATTCCTCATCTTATATTTTCCAGCCAAAAGATATGAAGTTTGAGTACCCTAAGTTATTTTTGGACCAAAAGGAAGCTGAGGACGAGGACGCCAAATCCTTGGATGAAGCGAAGAAAACCTTCAAAGGGTATTTGGAACGGAATAAGGACAGATCTGATGTTCCAAGTTGGTTCTCTATATAAAATGTGTAACTTAGATAAATATTAGCTTTTTATTAGAATaagatatgtaaataaatgttagaAATGTAGTAAGCTTAGTTTTTCATTCAACAGGAAGAGGAAAACTTCATTTCAATGAAATGGTTCATGGTCATAGTCAAGTCAGGTACTTATTTACTAAAATACTTATTTgcttcaatttattttttctaattaaatatcattatttgtTTGTAGTAATTCctccaaattttataatttatgtttgCAATGTAGTttccaatccatactaatattataaatgctgaagcatgtatgtctgtctgtgtgttactttTTTaagcttaaacagctgaaccgatttagtagTCCcgggggaaggacataggatagtttttatgtcggaaatcatccctaaagagtgaaaaggggggtgaaactgagagatttaatgaattgcctgataattgatgtcaagcaatttatccaggcgctaaagtTACTCTAGCTGCTATTACCGATTCCCccccagacgaagtcgcgggcaatagctagtagggaatattacgcgaaactgcgtagagggcgtcactagcacaatcacagggcctaccgcgaaacgcgaaagttcggtttctacCTCTCTATCACACTTGCACATTTTTATCGATAGAggtagataacaaaatttcgcaGTAGGCcttctgtaaacaaaccacctTGATGCATAAACCaacatagtgaaaacttgtcaaaaactctttaaggcacagtatgtatgttactctgGTTTTcgataggtgctagtgctgcactctgacaGCAGAattttgcagtaatactccctattcatatttaattttatttattctccACATGCCTATTTTTAAACTTGTTTTTATAAAGGTATGTCTCAAGTCACAAGGTATAGTAGTCACCACcaatcaatattaaaataaaaaaccttattaccttattttttttattatatcaaaAGAATAATGGCTTGTTTAGTTGTACTACAAAGATTACAAATGTTTGAGTGTATTTTGAAACTCAAAACTGTTTTTACTATAAAAACCATTGGTTTCATACATTGCAAAATGTAATCTGTGTAATAATAGTCTGattacattaattataacataaaagCAGTCTATCCTCTTGtactaattaaaaacaaaacgaaaactTAAACATACAAATGTTAACGGAAGTATACTTATTTTTATCCACTTAGAAATCAAATTaaagtgtttaaaaataatgtctTACTGTTTCGACATTTTGTCAAACAAAGTGGTAAAATCTATTTCTAGAATATAAATCTTACCAGTTCCTTATCTATTAGCAATCATACATACCTATCTTATAAGAGAATAATAATTTCTTATAAGATAGGTATATCTTACAATAATATTCTTTCAAATGTTAACATAGTAGTAACAGTCAGTAGCTTGAACACTTTAAAATTTAGCCACTAAGCTTTAATATATTCATCTAGGAACGCTGAGCAGTGGCACCGCGGGCACTCAGAAATGTCTAACAAGAAGGTTACCTGagtcataaaaaaatctgaTCAGTTAAGTTTTAAACCAATCCGTACATGTATCAACCTCTCTGTCCAGACAACAAGATTCAAATTGAATTTACAATGTTCTTAAATATATGGTCATCTCAAGTATCAATATCGTCTCCACTCAATCAAACTGTACTTTAAATAACTTCAAATGGTGACTCGACAATTGGTCTACAGCAAtaacttcttaattaaacgtACTTACTCTTGGATGCTGTTCGCACTTCAGCCTAATGCGACCGTTGCAGTAATAGCCACATGCTCTGCAAAACACGATGGTCTTATCTCTCTCGCAGGAGCATTTCTTCGTATACGCGTCAGCGATGTCGGGCACGCCACGCCCGACGCGACTTCCGACCTTGTAAATTTTACCAGCAGCCGCCGCTGCTACTGGAGTACCTTTCATAGCAGTTACAGTTTCCATTGCTGGTTTCCTACGAACATAAGAGTTTTTGTAGAAGCCCCAAACCAGgagacttttatttttaatatcactTACATACCTTTGTTCCTGATATAAGCCCAAAACTTTGCTAAAAGAAAAGCTAAATTAATGACACAATCGAAACTTTAGCGGGTAGACAtagacatgaaaaaaaaaataagacgttttttatttttgcttgcAAGGTGCCAAATGTCTTAAGGTCTCTATAAACGTTTCgataattttatgatattttcgATACACAACCGAAAttcaaaatatagtttgtcaaaggactgtctcatttcaaacatagacagagagctCGCTtgagactacgcggcgcgaagccgcgaacgcgagtgtggagttgatttcgctgattagcgaactagactccagactcgcgttcgcggcttcgcgccgtgattcgcgcatgcgTGTGGAGGTCCCTTTAaacacgcggcagcgtgtcaaGTTCAAAAGAAGAGAACTGGCGACGACGCAGCGGCTGGGTCATTATACTACTAcacagggccggatctagggcaGAGCGAGTGGAGCTGCGctgccgctctaggcgccggatggcaaggggggcgccaaaatggcaaatgagaaaaaaaaaagttcgggcccaaaatacggttcgttttgcttttgggtaaaaagcttcaacgaagggcgccaaaaccctgatttcgctctaccctgatcaaggactcgggccggcactgctaCTACAAGAACCATTTGTGGAGCTACTTTTAACCCCTGCGTAACTCAAAATCTATTTACAGAATCTAGTAAACATATGAAGTTTGGTTCATTTATTAAGATCTTTAAGACTAActagcaggggcgtagctagaggatatggcgccccgGGCAGTCacaaaatttgcgccccctgatgactgacaaaagtttccctgctgctgccttttgcccatttttattaagatacatctaaaaaaccggccaagtgcgagtcggactcgcgttccaagggttccgtacattacacaatttaaacaaagtatttttttatgtgaaacgtgagtgaaatatctttaaaaaaacccgtggggggccataaatgttaaaaaaaaaaaaaaaaaaaaaaaaaaaacccgtaggggtcggatcaaaaaatGAGTaagtaagtccgactcacgcttgagtgcacatttctaataggtttttctgtaatctatagataaagatctattttgtgtattttttaaaaattttagacccagtagtttcggagataaaggggggaaaaggtcattttttgcctattttcttgaataacttgtaaataataataataataataatctatgtacctagacttggctcacgagataaccgccatgtgggatgttgattcgacgatcattgtcccgatagtcgtttcagcgaacggtctcatagcgaagagtctcgaccaacaccttgagagactctcgctaggtggttggatcaagggtcagatgcagaaggcggtgatcttggacacggcgcggatagtccgccggttcctctctctgcggccctgaccaccggcagcttgggccctgccccgctgctggcggcaccctaggttaggttttttataatttgtttatatgtattttgtattgttttgtaagtgtttttatattttacttttatatgcatattataaaaaacctaacataagaaaaagaataaataaagagaataataataataagcccgcagggcagcttgtggcgagctgttggggagtgacgaccccacggacccgagtgctccagagagtcggtcagggtctccgtctccggcgtgccttcgtcggtcggagtggaccccaaggggactcgcatgactctcagctctggcttgccttcattggccgtccagaggggagtcgtaagagctatatgctccaggggtggaagtgaaagatccataagacgcgagttggcacagtggctgttaacatcagacactgggtagaaagcggcgcacacctctcgacacccctgagccgctcacaccggtgttgctcctggtcgtcttcacgacggcagtttcaggggcccatctagtaagcggcaagtcaccacctgcctcgataacgtgtgttagcattgttatggcaggtgtccggacttcttttcaatagcccagtctcattatccacccaaacttcaatccatagaccggtatactgttcactttttctacaatagtcccaatgcctgctgcgaccggttcatgggtgtctgttgttgcacctgtgaacgggttccagcaggcgttctacatgacattaaagctctccaaggggcctctacgtgttggatctatatccccacgcaagcctatcaaaagaccgggatttataggcccgtgaaatccgaggagatacaaataataataataataatactttattgtgcactacaaagaaaaatacatgttacaaacaatgacaggacataagtgagtatgtaacaacaggcggacttatcgctaaaaagcgatctcttccagacaaccttcagatagcgattcagtggctagaaataagttaatgggcagtgcaaaataacaaaggtgtaaagtttacaaatcaaatacctaagtataaataacaaacaatgaaaaataaactacataaactacatatattatttaagcaacaataatacactacataaacctacacaaaatacataaatacataatgagaattcaagcaagagaagaataacgaccaggtagcgtgaacaaaaagaaaaatatataacctgtgtgtgtgtatataaactgtttatcctaaaatttataaaaaaatatatttgagattctcacaatgagctctttcatttgatatgtaaaacaat is part of the Cydia strobilella chromosome 17, ilCydStro3.1, whole genome shotgun sequence genome and harbors:
- the LOC134748992 gene encoding large ribosomal subunit protein uL23m, which translates into the protein MSTRWYPLYQRGNPQLRVFLPNFWMKLVKPHLKQIPNIVHFQCSMEMTKHDIKNYLEKIYDVPIADVRTKITMGKFRRDVGRGYIIKDDDIKYAYVTLPKDMKFEYPKLFLDQKEAEDEDAKSLDEAKKTFKGYLERNKDRSDVPSWFSI